The following proteins come from a genomic window of Pyxidicoccus sp. MSG2:
- a CDS encoding helix-turn-helix domain-containing protein, protein MAQAPSRRGNAKREALFAEFAQAVPLFQSAAESVNDAAGVVLALGRTELQYLDRLRYGPATESELATAAGLGAREHAAVLDRLELAGYVRARSAVDARREARVELTSHALEWIESLWGPLRDEGFRRFSTWRMSDLKVVARFLSEARAIQEEHTARLRALAAEPASSRPRPNRSRGGLSPAAVRRVHLFAVAHLDGPLRLADLAERAQLSPYHFARAFKSSTGETPRAYVERLRVEKAQELLRDTELPLADIALACGFSSQSRLTTAFRRATGFTPARFRRGAGAGGDGA, encoded by the coding sequence ATGGCCCAGGCACCCTCCCGGCGCGGCAACGCGAAGCGTGAAGCGCTGTTCGCCGAGTTCGCGCAGGCGGTGCCGCTCTTCCAGAGCGCCGCCGAGTCCGTCAACGATGCCGCCGGGGTGGTGCTCGCGCTCGGGCGGACCGAGCTGCAGTACCTGGACCGGCTGCGCTACGGGCCCGCCACGGAGTCGGAGCTGGCCACCGCCGCGGGGCTGGGTGCGCGCGAGCACGCGGCCGTGCTCGACCGGCTGGAGTTGGCGGGCTACGTCCGTGCGCGCTCCGCCGTGGACGCCCGACGTGAGGCGCGGGTGGAACTCACCTCGCACGCGCTGGAATGGATTGAGAGCCTCTGGGGGCCCCTGCGCGACGAGGGCTTTCGTCGCTTCTCCACGTGGCGCATGAGCGACTTGAAGGTGGTGGCCCGCTTCCTCTCCGAGGCGCGGGCCATCCAGGAAGAGCACACGGCTCGCCTCCGTGCGCTCGCGGCCGAGCCCGCATCGAGCCGCCCGAGGCCCAACCGCTCGCGAGGGGGCCTCTCCCCGGCGGCGGTGCGGCGCGTCCACCTCTTCGCCGTCGCGCACCTGGACGGCCCGCTCCGGCTGGCCGACCTGGCGGAGCGCGCGCAGCTCAGCCCGTACCACTTCGCCCGGGCCTTCAAGTCCTCGACGGGGGAAACGCCCAGGGCCTACGTGGAGCGGCTCCGTGTGGAGAAGGCGCAGGAGCTTCTCCGCGACACGGAATTGCCCCTCGCGGACATCGCGCTCGCGTGTGGCTTCAGCTCGCAGAGCCGCCTCACCACCGCGTTCCGCAGGGCGACGGGCTTCACTCCGGCGCGATTCCGCCGAGGTGCCGGCGCCGGTGGGGACGGCGCATAG
- a CDS encoding FAD-dependent oxidoreductase, which translates to MRTRNGHALITGCGIAGPVVAMALQRAGIESVIYEARSDAMDEAGAFLNLAPNGVNVLKTLGVDAQVQAAGFPCGGIAFWNGAGRRIGVMDNGPEERRYGAASLVIKRGLLHRVLREEALRRGIRVELGRALESFDSTADGVEARFKDGSTARGDFLLGCDGLRSRTRELLLPGAKGPEYTGLLGWGGFSRCAIPAPPGGLMQMTFGRRAFFGYCVAPSGEVYWFSNESQAEEPARGSLKPAIAGAWKERLLALHADDASPIPDIIRATEEASISCYPIHDIPFLPRWHQGRVCLVGDAAHATSPHVGQGASMAMEDALMLARCLRDTPEPEAAFARYQGLRKERVEKLTRQARRTGNTKGAPGPVGAWFRDRLLPLFLKRAAEANAWVYAYKVDWDGGTA; encoded by the coding sequence ATGCGCACGAGGAACGGACACGCATTGATAACGGGCTGTGGCATCGCAGGGCCGGTGGTGGCCATGGCGCTGCAGCGCGCGGGCATCGAGTCGGTCATCTACGAGGCCCGGAGCGACGCCATGGACGAGGCGGGCGCCTTCCTGAACCTGGCGCCCAACGGCGTCAACGTGCTCAAGACGCTGGGTGTCGACGCCCAGGTCCAGGCAGCGGGCTTTCCGTGCGGCGGCATCGCCTTCTGGAATGGGGCGGGACGGCGCATCGGGGTGATGGACAACGGGCCCGAGGAGCGGCGCTACGGCGCCGCGAGCCTGGTCATCAAGCGGGGCCTGCTGCACCGGGTGCTGCGCGAGGAGGCACTCCGCCGGGGCATCCGGGTGGAGCTGGGCAGGGCCCTCGAGTCCTTCGACTCCACCGCCGACGGCGTCGAGGCCCGCTTCAAGGATGGCAGTACCGCGAGAGGGGACTTCCTCCTCGGCTGTGACGGCCTGCGCTCGCGCACGCGCGAGCTCCTGCTCCCGGGCGCCAAGGGGCCCGAGTACACGGGGCTGCTGGGGTGGGGCGGCTTCTCCCGCTGCGCCATACCTGCCCCGCCGGGCGGCCTGATGCAGATGACCTTCGGGCGGCGGGCCTTCTTTGGCTACTGCGTCGCCCCGTCCGGGGAGGTGTACTGGTTCAGCAACGAGTCCCAGGCCGAGGAGCCCGCGCGAGGCTCACTGAAGCCCGCCATCGCCGGAGCCTGGAAGGAGCGGTTGCTGGCGCTACACGCCGATGACGCCTCGCCCATCCCCGACATCATCCGCGCGACTGAGGAGGCCAGCATCTCCTGCTACCCCATCCACGACATCCCCTTCCTGCCGCGCTGGCACCAGGGGCGCGTCTGCCTCGTGGGAGATGCCGCGCACGCCACGTCGCCTCACGTGGGGCAGGGCGCGTCGATGGCCATGGAGGACGCGCTCATGCTGGCCCGGTGCCTGAGGGACACCCCGGAGCCGGAGGCCGCCTTCGCCCGCTACCAGGGCCTGCGCAAGGAGCGCGTGGAGAAGCTGACGCGGCAGGCCCGGCGCACCGGCAACACGAAGGGTGCACCCGGCCCCGTCGGCGCGTGGTTCCGGGACAGGCTCCTGCCGCTCTTCCTCAAGCGCGCGGCGGAGGCGAATGCCTGGGTGTACGCCTACAAAGTCGACTGGGACGGCGGTACCGCCTGA
- a CDS encoding PQQ-binding-like beta-propeller repeat protein — translation MPLLPALALTLVATVGCREPADTAFRYSTDASSRAGLVALADGVITGNEAGAVVRLDRDGRGVWRVSLGREVATRPALAGDSVIVGTVAGDVVRLGLEDGAERWRLTGEPPVLTPAVVDEARTSVYFVAPDGAVRAYAVDTGKVRWRSPAPKATEPAPDTPRGLPAPVLAEGLLVVARGSAGLVALSTADGTQAWTRDVRDVVGMEVWRDGLYVSTRPGRLVALRVKDGSPLWEQAVAESLTGPPAMALGTLWVGAETPSPMLVGLERESGKEVARVTLPAPLLTRVASIRGELLLVPTSGREGRLLVLKPPAWERAFALRTDTPLRTPPVVLGDEFFVLGLDGRVLAWRLKPPEEK, via the coding sequence ATGCCACTGTTGCCGGCCCTGGCGCTGACATTGGTCGCCACCGTGGGATGCCGGGAGCCGGCGGACACGGCCTTCCGCTATTCCACGGATGCCTCCTCGCGCGCCGGGCTGGTCGCCTTGGCGGACGGCGTCATCACCGGCAACGAGGCCGGCGCCGTGGTGCGCCTGGACCGGGACGGACGCGGGGTGTGGCGGGTGTCGCTCGGCCGGGAGGTGGCCACGCGGCCCGCGCTGGCCGGTGACAGCGTCATCGTGGGCACGGTGGCGGGAGACGTGGTGCGGCTGGGACTGGAGGACGGCGCGGAGCGCTGGCGCCTCACCGGCGAGCCCCCCGTCCTCACTCCCGCAGTGGTGGATGAGGCGCGCACCTCCGTGTACTTCGTGGCCCCGGACGGGGCCGTGCGCGCGTACGCGGTGGACACGGGCAAGGTGCGGTGGCGGTCCCCCGCTCCCAAGGCCACCGAGCCCGCCCCGGACACCCCTCGCGGCCTTCCGGCCCCCGTCCTGGCGGAGGGGCTCCTGGTGGTGGCGCGGGGGAGCGCGGGGCTTGTGGCCCTGTCCACGGCCGACGGGACGCAGGCCTGGACGCGAGACGTTCGGGACGTGGTGGGGATGGAGGTATGGCGGGACGGGCTCTACGTCAGCACGCGCCCGGGGCGGCTCGTGGCACTCCGGGTGAAGGACGGGAGCCCGCTGTGGGAGCAGGCCGTGGCGGAGAGCCTCACCGGGCCTCCGGCCATGGCGCTGGGGACGCTGTGGGTCGGGGCCGAGACGCCCTCGCCCATGCTGGTGGGGCTGGAGCGGGAGAGCGGCAAGGAGGTGGCGCGAGTCACCCTGCCCGCCCCGCTCCTCACCCGGGTGGCGTCGATTCGCGGGGAATTGCTGCTCGTCCCCACCAGTGGGCGCGAGGGGCGGCTCCTCGTGCTGAAGCCGCCGGCCTGGGAGCGCGCCTTCGCGCTGCGCACGGACACGCCGCTGCGCACCCCTCCCGTGGTGCTGGGGGACGAGTTCTTCGTGCTGGGCCTGGACGGGCGGGTGCTGGCGTGGCGGCTGAAGCCTCCCGAGGAGAAGTGA